One Roseimaritima multifibrata DNA window includes the following coding sequences:
- a CDS encoding sigma-70 family RNA polymerase sigma factor, which produces MSPTEQLIAAARKGDNAALGDLLANYRRYLVFLARTGIHNHLQAKADPSDVAQEVCLAAHGNIADFQGTTAEEFAGWLRGILSNTLAMHARKYLGTQKRDPRLEQRLQQSMASATGFLQSQLAGDRTSPSQHFARNEAFLQLAEALESLPADYRQVIVLRHVEGLPFAEVATEMQRSVDSVEKLWVRGLTKLKAIMGEG; this is translated from the coding sequence ATCAGTCCTACGGAACAACTGATCGCTGCAGCTCGGAAGGGCGACAATGCGGCTCTTGGAGATTTGCTGGCGAATTACCGAAGGTACTTGGTCTTTCTGGCGAGAACCGGAATCCATAACCATCTGCAAGCCAAAGCCGATCCGTCGGACGTCGCGCAGGAAGTCTGTTTGGCCGCTCATGGCAATATTGCAGACTTTCAAGGAACCACCGCCGAAGAATTTGCTGGGTGGCTAAGGGGCATTCTTTCGAACACTCTGGCGATGCACGCTCGTAAATACTTGGGGACTCAGAAGCGGGATCCAAGGCTGGAGCAGCGTCTGCAGCAAAGCATGGCAAGTGCCACCGGGTTTCTTCAGTCGCAGTTGGCGGGCGACCGAACTTCTCCTAGTCAGCATTTCGCTCGCAACGAAGCCTTTCTGCAGTTGGCCGAGGCGCTGGAATCGTTGCCTGCTGACTATCGCCAAGTGATCGTCCTGCGGCATGTTGAAGGGCTGCCGTTCGCCGAAGTCGCGACCGAAATGCAGCGGAGTGTCGACAGTGTCGAAAAACTATGGGTACGTGGGCTCACGAAACTCAAAGCAATCATGGGGGAAGGATGA
- a CDS encoding sialidase family protein — translation MRTATLSVFIALQLTLGLAMAQPADYPTTIDLNDQTDRQVIVDREPGQYLGHPTTCLLEDGKTILCVYPKGHGRGGIVYKRSLDGGKTWSDRLPTPKNWETSQEVPTLHRVIGPDGTKRIIMWSGLNPARLAVTEDDGKEWSELKPVGDWGGIVVMGFVEPLQTGAGHYMAMFHDDGRYFEKGGKREATFKLFKTFSKDGGLTWSAPEVVFQSAEVNLCEPGCIRSPDGKRLAVLLRENTRTQNSHIIFSDDEGQTWTEPRPVPLALTGDRHTGKYGPDGRLFISFRCISPGSAKESRPFEGDWVGWVGTWDDLEKGGDGQYVVRLKDNTKGYDTAYPGVEVLPDGTFVTTTYGHWQIGEQPYILSVRFQLDELDQLAKKVEN, via the coding sequence ATGCGCACTGCAACGCTTTCCGTATTCATCGCACTCCAGTTAACGCTAGGCTTGGCCATGGCGCAACCGGCGGACTATCCGACAACCATCGATCTAAATGATCAAACGGATCGCCAAGTGATCGTCGATCGTGAACCGGGACAGTATCTGGGGCATCCGACCACCTGCCTACTGGAAGACGGAAAAACCATTTTGTGTGTTTACCCCAAAGGACATGGTCGCGGGGGCATCGTTTACAAGCGTAGCCTTGATGGCGGGAAAACGTGGAGCGATCGTCTGCCGACGCCGAAAAACTGGGAAACTTCTCAAGAGGTACCGACGCTTCACCGTGTGATCGGACCTGATGGCACCAAACGAATCATCATGTGGTCTGGACTGAATCCAGCCCGACTAGCCGTCACCGAAGACGATGGAAAAGAGTGGAGCGAATTAAAACCGGTGGGCGACTGGGGTGGGATTGTCGTCATGGGATTTGTGGAACCGCTTCAGACCGGGGCAGGGCACTACATGGCAATGTTCCACGATGACGGACGGTACTTTGAAAAAGGTGGCAAGAGGGAAGCAACGTTTAAACTGTTTAAAACGTTCTCCAAAGATGGTGGCCTAACGTGGTCCGCCCCCGAGGTCGTATTTCAGTCAGCCGAAGTCAATTTGTGCGAACCCGGCTGCATCCGATCGCCGGACGGCAAACGTCTAGCGGTTCTGCTTCGAGAGAACACTCGAACTCAAAATTCGCACATCATCTTCTCCGATGATGAAGGGCAAACCTGGACGGAACCGCGTCCCGTTCCTCTCGCCCTTACCGGCGATCGCCACACAGGGAAGTATGGCCCCGACGGCCGACTGTTCATTAGTTTCCGCTGCATTTCCCCAGGATCGGCCAAAGAGAGCCGCCCCTTTGAAGGAGACTGGGTCGGCTGGGTCGGAACCTGGGACGATCTAGAAAAGGGCGGAGATGGCCAATATGTCGTCCGTTTAAAAGACAACACCAAGGGTTACGATACCGCCTATCCAGGAGTTGAAGTTCTTCCCGATGGCACTTTTGTGACCACCACTTACGGGCACTGGCAGATAGGCGAGCAACCCTACATCCTTAGCGTACGGTTTCAATTAGACGAACTGGACCAGCTTGCGAAGAAAGTGGAAAACTGA
- a CDS encoding HPF/RaiA family ribosome-associated protein, with protein sequence MRVLVSSSIDRFSASTRESVQDLLTGTLARFTPRIAEVSVLVSDENGPRGGVDKLCRVNVQIPGLGMVTTTGRHEKMMAAVHEAVRRAKKVVVSKLKRAQSLRERQRSKHEWLDTSGMDPEPLTS encoded by the coding sequence ATGAGAGTTTTGGTTTCCTCATCGATCGATCGATTCAGTGCTTCCACTCGGGAGTCCGTCCAAGATCTACTGACAGGCACGTTAGCGCGATTTACGCCGCGGATAGCCGAAGTTTCAGTTCTTGTCAGCGATGAAAATGGCCCACGCGGAGGTGTTGATAAGCTTTGTCGCGTCAACGTCCAGATCCCCGGCCTTGGAATGGTAACCACGACGGGACGGCACGAAAAAATGATGGCCGCCGTTCACGAAGCGGTCCGCCGAGCCAAGAAAGTGGTCGTGTCAAAACTGAAACGAGCACAGTCCTTGCGTGAACGGCAACGCTCCAAGCATGAGTGGTTGGACACCAGCGGAATGGACCCCGAGCCACTAACCTCGTAG
- the nhaA gene encoding Na+/H+ antiporter NhaA, with translation MQPVDRILRPLARFLHIEASSGLFLVACTAIALYAANSNYAAGYLAFWNTDVTLGFGKYVFHHSLRHVINDGMMAIFFFVIGLEVKRELAHGSLSSWKQATLPIAAACGGMLIPAGLYLSMQYGQPGMRGWGIPMATDIAFVIGCLALLGSRVPLSLRILLLSLAIVDDIGAILVIAVGYTESLDYRYLGLAAICIAMVQGLSRIGVRNFPPYIVIGAIAWLMLHESGVHATLIGVILGLQTPARAVLVPERFRDYLNNKKEEFGNGRWAKRRHRAEAVHEVQRLTRELVSPLEYLEMTLHPWTAYIIMPLFALANAGVTIELGNLNDSVAIAVVLGLVVGKPLGILLFSWVVVKLGWAKLPAGIGWPVLFSGSCLAGIGFTMALFIDGLAFGDAGPDTAKTGVLVGSAISAVLGMLLLWWTLPVIPKQASPTEDSVSNENT, from the coding sequence ATGCAACCTGTTGATCGGATCCTGCGGCCGCTAGCCCGCTTCCTTCACATTGAAGCCAGCAGTGGGCTATTCCTAGTCGCCTGCACTGCGATCGCGTTATACGCCGCGAATTCGAATTATGCAGCAGGGTACCTTGCGTTTTGGAACACCGATGTCACGTTGGGATTTGGCAAGTATGTCTTTCATCACTCGCTTCGGCACGTGATCAATGACGGAATGATGGCGATCTTCTTTTTCGTGATCGGGCTGGAAGTCAAACGTGAACTTGCCCATGGCTCATTATCGTCATGGAAGCAAGCCACACTACCGATCGCGGCGGCATGCGGAGGAATGCTGATCCCAGCGGGGCTTTACCTCTCCATGCAGTATGGGCAACCGGGCATGCGTGGTTGGGGAATCCCGATGGCAACCGATATCGCATTTGTGATCGGATGCTTGGCGTTGCTTGGTTCACGTGTCCCTCTTAGTTTGCGGATCCTACTGCTGTCATTGGCGATCGTCGATGATATTGGAGCCATTCTGGTTATCGCGGTCGGCTATACCGAATCGCTCGACTACCGCTATCTCGGTCTGGCGGCAATCTGTATCGCGATGGTTCAAGGACTCTCTCGCATCGGGGTACGCAATTTCCCTCCCTATATCGTCATCGGGGCCATCGCCTGGCTGATGCTCCATGAATCAGGAGTCCATGCAACGCTGATTGGCGTGATCCTTGGACTGCAGACACCAGCCCGCGCGGTCCTGGTACCGGAGCGGTTCCGTGACTACTTAAACAACAAGAAAGAGGAATTTGGAAACGGGCGTTGGGCGAAGCGACGGCACCGAGCTGAAGCGGTTCATGAGGTTCAGCGTTTAACGCGAGAACTGGTGTCACCGCTGGAGTATCTGGAAATGACCCTTCATCCCTGGACCGCCTACATCATCATGCCGCTATTTGCGTTGGCAAACGCCGGGGTCACGATCGAACTGGGGAACCTAAATGATTCGGTTGCGATCGCCGTGGTCCTCGGTTTGGTTGTAGGCAAACCCCTGGGGATCCTGTTATTCAGCTGGGTCGTGGTCAAGCTTGGCTGGGCAAAACTTCCAGCGGGGATTGGTTGGCCGGTACTCTTCAGCGGAAGCTGTTTAGCGGGGATCGGTTTTACCATGGCATTGTTTATCGACGGCCTTGCATTTGGGGATGCCGGACCGGATACCGCGAAGACCGGCGTGCTGGTTGGATCCGCGATCAGTGCCGTGTTGGGAATGCTGCTTCTGTGGTGGACTCTCCCGGTTATCCCGAAACAGGCAAGTCCAACAGAAGATTCTGTTTCGAACGAAAATACGTGA
- a CDS encoding DUF1328 domain-containing protein — MLYWAAVFFVIALIAGLFGFAGIAGSAAWIAQVLFVVFLVLFVLSLIFGRRSPIA; from the coding sequence ATGCTTTACTGGGCCGCAGTCTTTTTTGTTATCGCTTTAATTGCCGGATTGTTCGGGTTTGCAGGGATCGCTGGCAGTGCCGCCTGGATTGCTCAGGTTCTGTTCGTTGTCTTCCTGGTGCTGTTTGTGCTCAGCCTGATCTTCGGACGCCGCAGCCCAATTGCTTAG
- a CDS encoding serine/threonine protein kinase, with product MSTSDETDDAGVVAAVKNYMVMLDGGKAPPLEDFLLQHAAIAEELRPALEGLAFVHKAADPKPDPPGASSSITAPDAEFTAKPIGDFQIVGELGRGGMGVVYEAVQLSLGRHVALKVLPFASGLDEVRLQRFRNEAHAAAALHHTNIVPVYAVGSDRGVHYYAMQLIDGSTLAELIEHMRAANRLTPDRSDQTRSGMESKPRGQETFVRHSTVLSSSQSERKRYYRKVVHMAHQAATALQHAHQYGVIHRDIKPANLLLDSTDKIWVADFGLAQVQTDQSHLTRTGDPMGTLRYMSPEQAAGRRDELDHRTDIYSLGVTLYEMLTLQPAISGAGYREMLNNVALHEPPSPKTVDPSLPLELDTILRKAIAKIPAERYASAGEFADDLQAWLDDKPIAAKPPTVIERFSKWRRRNSGLVTVASGFLLLATLGLLATTLMIWREQRATADALVRATEQRLLAQRSFDQARSAVDTFSSLSESELAYRPQLNDLRRSFLETSLSFYQDFLEDRADDPALKSELEETSSRVQSLVDELQVLDNIAPYFRLADPRVQKDLNLSPGEASEIELAVEAFQEEREAAASDLAVGLTTDREANNRVLQEFEENLRQRLTSGQRTRLLQISRQMRLPFTFKTSEIKTLLGLTREQSDDINRIIEETRPGGGPRIGDPMPMGGPGGGPGDGPPGGRGGPGRGGPFGGPPGGGRERLEDGPNDPGGRPPNDFRDRQPPDFWRSQGIQNTVRHILEILTPDQRKKWAELVGPPF from the coding sequence ATGAGCACTAGCGACGAAACGGATGATGCTGGGGTTGTGGCCGCAGTCAAAAATTACATGGTGATGTTGGATGGCGGGAAGGCGCCGCCGCTGGAGGATTTTCTGTTGCAGCATGCCGCGATTGCAGAAGAGCTGCGTCCGGCGCTGGAGGGACTGGCTTTTGTTCATAAGGCCGCCGACCCTAAACCCGATCCGCCTGGAGCCTCTAGTTCGATCACGGCCCCTGACGCGGAATTCACCGCAAAACCAATCGGTGATTTTCAGATCGTCGGCGAATTGGGCCGCGGAGGAATGGGGGTTGTTTACGAAGCGGTGCAGCTGTCGTTGGGACGGCACGTCGCTTTGAAGGTGTTGCCATTTGCTAGTGGATTGGACGAAGTCCGGTTGCAGCGTTTTCGCAACGAAGCGCATGCGGCGGCTGCATTGCACCACACCAATATCGTCCCGGTCTACGCCGTTGGAAGTGATCGCGGAGTCCACTACTACGCGATGCAGTTGATCGATGGGAGCACGCTGGCTGAATTGATCGAGCACATGCGGGCGGCAAATCGATTGACGCCCGATCGCAGCGACCAAACGCGTTCCGGGATGGAGTCCAAGCCTCGTGGGCAGGAGACCTTTGTACGTCATTCGACGGTTTTGAGTAGCAGCCAGTCCGAGCGGAAACGGTACTACCGGAAAGTGGTGCACATGGCCCACCAGGCGGCGACCGCCCTCCAGCATGCTCACCAGTATGGCGTCATTCATCGCGACATTAAGCCGGCTAACTTATTGCTCGATTCAACCGACAAAATCTGGGTCGCTGATTTTGGCTTGGCCCAGGTTCAGACGGATCAATCGCATTTGACGCGGACCGGCGACCCGATGGGGACGCTGCGGTACATGAGTCCCGAGCAGGCGGCAGGCCGTCGCGACGAGCTGGATCATCGAACCGATATCTACTCCTTGGGCGTCACGCTGTACGAAATGTTGACTTTGCAGCCAGCGATTTCAGGGGCGGGCTATCGTGAGATGCTGAACAATGTGGCGTTGCATGAACCTCCTTCTCCAAAGACGGTCGACCCTTCCTTGCCGCTGGAACTGGATACCATTCTTCGCAAGGCAATCGCAAAAATCCCTGCCGAAAGGTATGCCAGTGCGGGCGAGTTTGCTGACGATCTGCAAGCGTGGCTGGATGATAAACCGATCGCTGCAAAACCGCCCACGGTGATCGAGCGATTCAGTAAGTGGCGAAGAAGAAATAGCGGTTTGGTAACCGTCGCGAGTGGGTTCTTGCTGTTGGCAACGTTGGGATTGCTGGCGACCACCCTGATGATCTGGCGTGAACAACGAGCCACCGCCGATGCGTTGGTCCGGGCAACGGAACAGCGGCTACTGGCACAGCGTAGTTTTGATCAGGCTCGGTCGGCTGTCGATACGTTTAGCAGCTTGAGTGAAAGTGAACTGGCCTACCGGCCCCAGTTAAATGACTTGCGGCGAAGTTTCCTCGAAACGTCACTCTCGTTTTATCAAGACTTTCTAGAAGATCGAGCCGATGATCCGGCTTTAAAAAGCGAACTGGAGGAGACTTCCAGTCGCGTGCAAAGTTTGGTGGATGAATTACAGGTCCTTGATAATATCGCTCCGTATTTTCGATTGGCCGATCCACGGGTTCAAAAGGATCTGAATTTGAGCCCCGGCGAAGCGAGCGAAATTGAGCTGGCTGTCGAAGCCTTTCAGGAAGAGCGGGAAGCGGCCGCCAGTGATCTTGCGGTTGGGTTGACGACCGACCGCGAAGCCAATAACCGAGTGTTGCAGGAATTTGAAGAGAACTTGCGGCAGCGGTTGACCAGCGGGCAGCGAACTAGGCTGTTGCAGATTTCCAGACAAATGCGGTTGCCGTTCACGTTTAAAACTTCGGAAATCAAAACGCTGCTGGGACTGACACGTGAACAGTCGGATGATATCAATCGGATCATCGAAGAAACGCGTCCGGGGGGCGGCCCACGCATCGGAGACCCGATGCCGATGGGTGGTCCAGGCGGAGGCCCTGGTGATGGTCCGCCGGGCGGAAGAGGAGGTCCTGGTCGAGGCGGGCCGTTTGGAGGGCCTCCCGGCGGCGGACGCGAGCGGTTAGAAGATGGACCGAATGATCCAGGTGGCCGGCCGCCAAACGATTTTCGAGATCGACAACCTCCTGATTTTTGGAGGTCCCAAGGAATCCAAAATACAGTCCGTCACATTCTGGAAATATTGACACCCGATCAACGTAAAAAGTGGGCCGAACTGGTAGGCCCGCCGTTCTAG
- a CDS encoding phosphatase PAP2 family protein, whose product MKRIFQIYRWIVAHERITLFLLLVIALGAAGFASLADEVLEGDSHDWDQRILLGMRSPGNPSDPLGPSWFEESARDITALGSVAVLTIFTATMAAYLYVKKQPWIALFVVAAILSGTAVSGAMKSGFNRPRPELVPHQTRIYTKSFPSGHSALSSLVYLTLGAVLARSERDRKTRFILIGVPVLLSLLIGVSRVYLGVHWPTDVLAGWLFGVTWAAGAWLIFRLIQRRYRLPVEQPPQP is encoded by the coding sequence TTGAAACGCATCTTTCAAATCTATCGCTGGATCGTTGCGCACGAACGAATCACCCTTTTCTTGTTGCTTGTGATCGCACTCGGAGCCGCCGGTTTCGCTTCCCTCGCAGACGAAGTCCTTGAAGGGGATAGCCACGACTGGGATCAGCGGATCCTGCTAGGAATGCGTTCCCCGGGGAATCCCTCCGACCCTCTTGGCCCCAGCTGGTTCGAGGAATCGGCGCGTGACATCACGGCACTTGGCAGCGTTGCGGTTCTAACCATTTTTACCGCAACCATGGCTGCGTACCTGTACGTCAAGAAGCAACCCTGGATCGCATTGTTTGTGGTCGCCGCCATCCTGAGCGGGACGGCCGTAAGCGGTGCGATGAAATCCGGTTTCAACCGTCCTCGCCCCGAACTGGTCCCTCATCAGACTCGGATTTACACCAAAAGTTTCCCCAGCGGCCACTCGGCCCTTTCGTCCCTTGTCTACTTAACGCTGGGGGCGGTCTTGGCACGCTCCGAACGTGATCGCAAGACCAGGTTCATTCTGATCGGTGTCCCCGTTCTCCTTAGTTTGCTGATTGGGGTTAGCCGCGTTTACCTGGGCGTCCACTGGCCCACCGATGTGCTCGCTGGCTGGCTTTTTGGCGTCACATGGGCTGCCGGAGCTTGGCTGATTTTCAGACTGATCCAGCGACGTTATCGACTGCCTGTCGAACAGCCTCCCCAACCGTGA
- a CDS encoding PP2C family protein-serine/threonine phosphatase, with protein MRVDEFDIAGASDIGKKRSENQDHFLIADLRRQLVVRQSDIAEDDQGEIFGCQEGHLLVVADGMGGHDSGEVASRKAVQASAKYVLDMMHWFLKLTPRDEDDFVDELANCLRSIQEQIWSESPAGQRRMGTTVTMAYVLWPKLYIVHAGDSRCYMMRRQNFQQLTTDHTIAQQLVSTGTLTEEEAAKGNWGHVLWNCVGGGEDVVQPEVIRCDLKEDDTLLLCSDGLTGMLSDETIRRVVLEQTCSRSTVETLVQEANDAGGKDNISVVVCRFNHPRNCNSFSDANPCDTTIS; from the coding sequence ATGAGAGTCGACGAGTTTGATATCGCTGGAGCATCCGACATTGGGAAAAAGCGATCAGAAAATCAGGACCATTTTCTGATCGCGGATCTTCGCCGGCAATTAGTCGTTCGTCAGAGCGACATTGCCGAAGATGACCAAGGTGAGATCTTTGGCTGTCAAGAAGGTCATCTGCTTGTGGTTGCAGATGGCATGGGCGGCCACGATTCGGGGGAAGTCGCCAGTCGGAAGGCGGTGCAGGCGTCGGCTAAATACGTCCTCGATATGATGCATTGGTTCCTGAAATTGACCCCTCGCGATGAGGACGATTTTGTGGACGAATTGGCGAATTGCCTGCGCTCCATTCAAGAACAAATCTGGTCCGAAAGCCCTGCGGGGCAACGCCGTATGGGAACAACGGTCACGATGGCTTATGTCCTCTGGCCAAAGCTTTACATCGTTCATGCCGGTGACAGTCGATGCTACATGATGCGTCGTCAAAATTTTCAGCAGCTAACGACCGATCACACCATCGCTCAGCAATTGGTGTCGACGGGGACGCTGACCGAGGAAGAGGCAGCGAAGGGTAACTGGGGGCACGTTCTCTGGAACTGTGTTGGCGGTGGTGAGGACGTTGTGCAACCCGAAGTGATTCGCTGTGACCTGAAGGAAGACGACACGCTGCTTCTATGTAGCGATGGGCTGACAGGCATGTTATCCGACGAAACCATTCGTCGAGTCGTGTTGGAGCAAACCTGCAGTCGAAGCACCGTTGAAACATTGGTACAAGAAGCTAACGACGCGGGTGGCAAGGACAATATTTCAGTCGTCGTCTGCCGGTTCAATCATCCTCGGAACTGCAATAGCTTTTCGGACGCGAACCCATGTGATACGACGATCAGTTAA
- a CDS encoding alkaline phosphatase family protein produces the protein MMTWTHRTFAVLIAAWFCSSPVTRADEADTQRHVVIVSLDGLAAYLVDDPKVPLPTIRRLAREGCIVDGGMTVSNPSVTWPNHTTLLTGVRPEKHGVLANGVLVRGPIGMPTVIDSKRDQADLVRLPTIVDVAHQAGMRTGEINWPCTRGSESFDDQFPDVPDALEHSTPRLLKELVELELLDEDIAGSFKQLSTVGRDHLWTQAACHLIRSRKPNLMLVHLLNVDSVHHTLGPQTAAGYTANAYADMCLAQIVDAIDDAGIREQTTLIVVSDHGFAATPKAIRPNVVLREAGMLAVDAGKLSTARVHVVPEGGIGLVYCTNPSESKQTIEAFKKLFLGKEGVADVISPDRYREVGFQHPREYSQSPDAILVAADGHSVSGSVTGDTLVASNTEARTAIGSHGFLSTMPKMKAMCILSGAGIPPGTHLSTIENIDIAPTVAQILGLDYPSADGKALTVLQKP, from the coding sequence ATGATGACTTGGACTCACCGGACCTTCGCCGTTCTGATCGCTGCTTGGTTCTGCAGCAGCCCGGTTACCCGAGCAGACGAAGCGGACACTCAGCGTCACGTGGTCATCGTCTCTTTGGATGGGTTGGCGGCCTACTTGGTGGACGATCCCAAAGTGCCGCTGCCAACCATCCGGCGATTGGCTCGTGAAGGGTGTATCGTCGACGGAGGCATGACGGTTTCCAATCCTTCGGTAACCTGGCCCAATCACACGACGCTGTTGACCGGAGTCCGCCCAGAGAAACATGGGGTGCTTGCCAATGGGGTCCTTGTGCGTGGTCCGATCGGAATGCCAACGGTCATCGATTCAAAGCGAGACCAAGCAGACCTGGTTCGCCTGCCCACGATCGTCGACGTTGCACATCAAGCGGGGATGAGAACGGGTGAAATCAATTGGCCATGCACACGAGGTTCGGAATCGTTTGATGATCAGTTTCCGGACGTCCCTGATGCTCTTGAGCACTCGACGCCGCGACTGCTGAAGGAACTGGTCGAACTGGAACTGCTGGACGAAGACATTGCCGGTTCGTTTAAGCAACTAAGTACGGTGGGACGAGACCACCTTTGGACGCAAGCGGCTTGCCATTTAATCCGCAGCCGCAAACCCAATTTGATGCTTGTCCATTTATTGAATGTCGACAGTGTTCATCACACGCTTGGCCCGCAGACGGCCGCCGGTTACACAGCCAATGCGTATGCCGACATGTGTTTGGCTCAAATCGTCGACGCGATCGACGATGCGGGGATTCGCGAACAGACAACATTGATTGTTGTTTCCGACCACGGCTTTGCGGCCACCCCCAAAGCCATTCGCCCGAATGTGGTCCTACGCGAAGCTGGCATGTTGGCGGTGGATGCAGGCAAACTTAGCACTGCTCGTGTACACGTCGTTCCGGAAGGTGGGATTGGTCTGGTCTACTGCACCAATCCGAGCGAGAGCAAACAAACCATCGAAGCATTCAAAAAGCTATTCCTCGGCAAAGAAGGGGTTGCAGACGTCATCTCACCAGACCGTTACCGCGAAGTCGGCTTCCAACATCCTCGCGAATACAGTCAATCGCCCGATGCAATCCTGGTGGCAGCGGACGGTCATTCCGTTTCCGGATCGGTTACGGGCGACACATTGGTTGCTTCGAACACCGAAGCAAGGACCGCGATCGGCTCTCATGGCTTCTTGTCCACCATGCCCAAGATGAAAGCGATGTGCATTCTTTCTGGTGCTGGAATTCCACCGGGAACCCACCTGTCGACCATCGAGAATATCGACATCGCGCCAACGGTCGCTCAGATTCTTGGATTGGATTACCCATCCGCCGACGGAAAAGCGTTGACGGTTCTCCAGAAACCATAA
- a CDS encoding class I SAM-dependent methyltransferase, with translation MKNLVLLTFVAALTLSAPYASSQETTATVDLVEPTLPEGINDGFKDPELKVDEWLQRFEVESREVYGAREAVLKACQITPGERIADIGAGTGFYSRLFTKRTGLDGWVFSVDISTQFLQHIAARASADNIPNLTPVLGTDTSIRLPTDSVDLVFICDTYHHFEQPLHTLASIYRALKPGGRLVLIDFARIPGKSREWTMGHVRAGQEVFQAEVEQAGFVFDDEVDIDGFDENYLLRFHKPKNESNK, from the coding sequence ATGAAGAATCTAGTTCTCTTGACGTTTGTTGCCGCCCTTACGCTTTCGGCTCCATACGCTTCTTCACAGGAAACGACGGCCACCGTCGATTTGGTAGAACCAACCTTACCCGAAGGCATCAACGACGGGTTCAAGGACCCGGAGCTGAAAGTTGACGAATGGCTCCAGCGGTTCGAAGTCGAAAGCCGCGAAGTCTACGGTGCACGCGAGGCGGTACTGAAAGCATGTCAAATCACTCCTGGCGAGCGGATTGCGGACATCGGTGCAGGAACAGGGTTTTATAGTCGCCTTTTCACAAAAAGGACCGGGCTGGATGGCTGGGTGTTTAGCGTCGACATTTCGACTCAATTCCTTCAGCACATCGCAGCGCGAGCGAGTGCGGATAACATTCCGAACCTGACCCCGGTTCTTGGCACCGACACTTCGATTCGTCTTCCAACCGATTCGGTCGATCTGGTTTTCATCTGCGATACCTATCATCACTTTGAACAACCGCTCCACACACTTGCTTCGATCTATCGAGCCCTAAAACCGGGTGGGCGTTTAGTTCTAATCGATTTCGCGAGGATCCCTGGCAAGTCACGTGAATGGACGATGGGTCATGTGCGAGCCGGCCAAGAGGTTTTTCAAGCGGAAGTCGAACAGGCAGGTTTTGTCTTTGACGATGAAGTCGACATCGATGGCTTTGACGAAAACTATCTGCTTCGTTTTCATAAACCGAAAAACGAATCGAACAAGTAA